From a single Solanum dulcamara chromosome 4, daSolDulc1.2, whole genome shotgun sequence genomic region:
- the LOC129886271 gene encoding carboxylesterase 1-like: MSDQIAPVDPNVDPYGYLGIIPNTDGSITRLQIPTPPFSTTILDNDSSVVYMKDFVINPTKGTIARIIIPREVLNSENKLPLVVYFHGGGFVMEVTVDKPILQKFYATLAVEIPAIIVSVDYRYAPENRLPAAYDDCVESLYWIKNTPDELLKRYADLSKCFLLGTSAGGNIAYNVGLRVSEVSESLKPLEIKGLILHHAFFGGNERTKSELRLARDKILSLNLSDILWELGLPIGSDRDHPYSNPMVEIQSNENFFDQVKILGWKILIINCDGDPLIDRQIEVSKVLKEKGVQVVDSFSEGGFHGCEFFDDMKLKDMTLVVKEFVRA; encoded by the coding sequence ATGTCTGATCAAATTGCTCCAGTTGATCCAAATGTCGATCCTTATGGATACTTGGGCATTATTCCTAACACTGATGGCTCTATCACACGTTTGCAAATTCCAACTCCTCCATTTTCCACCACTATTCTTGATAATGATTCCTCTGTAGTATACATGAAAGATTTTGTTATTAACCCCACTAAAGGCACGATAGCTCGTATTATCATCCCTCGTGAAGTACTAAACTCTGAAAATAAACTCCCTCTTGTAGTATATTTTCATGGTGGAGGATTCGTAATGGAAGTTACTGTAGACAAACCAATCTTACAAAAGTTTTATGCAACACTCGCTGTCGAAATTCCAGCCATAATTGTATCGGTCGATTATCGATACGCCCCCGAAAATCGACTCCCAGCAGCGTACGATGATTGTGTGGAATCGTTGTATTGGATCAAAAATACCCCCGACGAGCTGTTGAAAAGATATGCTGATTTGTCCAAATGTTTTCTCTTAGGTACTAGTGCTGGTGGCAACATAGCCTACAATGTAGGATTACGTGTGTCTGAAGTTAGTGAATCCCTTAAGCCTTTAGAAATCAAAGGGTTGATACTGCATCATGCTTTTTTTGGTGGGAATGAAAGGACAAAATCGGAATTAAGATTAGCCCGCGATAAGATATTGTCCCTTAATTTGAGCGACATTCTGTGGGAGTTAGGATTGCCTATAGGTAGTGATCGTGATCATCCGTATAGTAATCCGATGGTGGAGATTCAATCAAATGAAAATTTCTTTGATCAAGTAAAAATACTAGGTTGGAAAATTCTGATAATTAACTGCGACGGTGATCCTTTGATCGATCGACAAATTGAGGTTTCGAAGGTGTTGAAGGAAAAAGGGGTGCAAGTAGTGGATAGTTTTAGTGAAGGAGGGTTTCATGGCTGTGAGTTTTTTGATGACATGAAGTTAAAGGACATGACCCTTGTTGTAAAGGAGTTTGTAAGAGCTTAA
- the LOC129884688 gene encoding carboxylesterase 1-like: MSDQIAPVDPNVDPYGYLGIIPNTDGSITRSQIPTRPFSTTIIDNDSSIVYMKDLVINPTKGTMARIIIPREVLNSENKLPLVVYFHGGGFVMAITVDTPILQKFCATLAAKIPAIIVSVDYRYAPENRLPAAYDDCMESLHWIKNTPNELLKTYADFSKCFLLGTSSGGNIAYHVGLRVAGVSEYLKPLEIKGLILYHSLFGGNERTKLELRLARDKMLPLNVSDIMWELGLPIGSDHDHPYCNPMVEILSNEDLFDQVKTQGWKILMIDCDGNPLIDRQIEVSKMLKEKGVQVVDCFSEGGFHGCEYFDGMKLKELTLVVKEFLRA, translated from the coding sequence ATGTCTGATCAAATTGCTCCAGTTGATCCAAATGTCGATCCTTATGGATACTTGGGCATTATTCCTAACACTGATGGCTCTATCACACGTTCGCAAATTCCAACTCGTCCATTTTCCACCACTATTATTGATAATGATTCCTCTATCGTATACATGAAAGATCTTGTTATTAACCCCACTAAAGGCACAATGGCTCGTATTATCATCCCTCGTGAGGTACTAAACTCGGAAAATAAACTTCCTCTTGTAGTATATTTTCATGGTGGAGGATTTGTAATGGCAATTACGGTAGACACACCAATCTTACAAAAGTTTTGTGCAACACTCGCAGCCAAAATTCCTGCAATAATTGTATCGGTCGATTATCGATACGCCCCTGAAAATCGACTCCCAGCAGCGTACGATGATTGCATGGAATCGTTGCATTGGATCAAAAATACCCCTAATGAGTTGTTGAAAACATATGCCGATTTTTCAAAGTGTTTTCTATTGGGCACTAGTTCTGGTGGCAACATAGCGTACCACGTAGGACTACGTGTAGCTGGAGTTAGTGAATACCTTAAGCCTTTAGAAATCAAAGGGTTGATTTTATATCATAGTCTTTTTGGCGGGAATGAaaggacaaaattggaattaaGATTAGCTCGCGATAAGATGTTGCCCCTTAATGTGAGTGACATAATGTGGGAGCTAGGGTTGCCTATTGGTAGTGATCACGATCATCCATATTGTAATCCAATGGTGGAGATTCTATCAAATGAAGATTTGTTTGATCAAGTGAAAACACAAGGTTGGAAGATTTTGATGATTGACTGTGATGGTAATCCTTTGATCGATCGACAAATTGAGGTTTCGAAGATGTTGAAGGAAAAAGGGGTGCAAGTTGTGGATTGTTTTAGTGAAGGAGGGTTTCATGgctgtgagtattttgatgGCATGAAGTTAAAGGAATTGACCCTTGTTGTAAAGGAGTTTCTGAGAGCTTGA